The genomic stretch AAGAGATTTCTCCCTTCGCTCGAAATGACCGCACAAAAGACTGAGTAATAAATTTACTCGGTTGGATTTAAAAAGCAAATTATGGGAGAGATAATGTTGGGTGAGGGAAGTGGGAAGTGGGATGTTGGAGGTGGGAGGTGGGAGGTTGGAAGATTGAAAAAGGTTGTAAAGTCGTAAAGTTGTAAGGTGCGGTACTGATCACTGCGACTGATGACTGGGACTGATATACTTCTTACTTTTCACCTCTACTATCTTGGTTCTAAGATCTTGGCTCTTGAATTTTGGCTCTTGCTTCTTGGCTCTTGCTTCTTGATACTTGATACTGTTGGGGGTCCGGTGTTGGAGGTTGGAAGATTGAAAAAGGTTGTAAAGTCGTAAAGTTGTAAGGTGCGGTACTGATCACTGCGACTGATAACTGCGACTGATCACTGGGACTGATATACTTCTTACTTTTCACCTCTACTATCTTGGCTCTAAGATCTTGGTTCTTGCTCTTGATTCTAGCTACTTGATACTTGATACTGACATCTGCGACTGGCGACTGGGAAGGTTGGAAGTTGGAGGCGGGAAGTGGTTAGTGGTTAGTGGTAATTGTTAAGTAGTAAGTGGTCAGTAGTAAGTCAGGGTGTCAAAAAAGCAGGGTCTAGCTCGTTAATGAGTGCATTTCCGTTTTTGTTGATGTAATAAAACTTACCCTCCTCATAGCTCAAAGATTCGGTGAAAATATCGTAGTTGTCGGTTTTACCGAGGTATTTCACCGTTAAGCTGGCCGGGCTGAACAGGTAGAATTCGTTCCCATTACTAAGATAAACCCCGGATTCTGTGGAGAACGCCCTAAAGCTGACGTCAAATTTCCCGGGAAAGGTATGCATGGTTTCCCAGGTATTAGTCTCGGAATTATAACGATCAAGCTTATCCATCACCTTATCTTTGGGCGCATCATAGTATTGGATGAACCTGAGATTTTGTCCCTGCCACTCAAAGATTTTTCCTACATCATATAAGCCAGGCTCAGACAAGGTATTCCTTCTTATCAATTTCCATTCGGAATTATAAATTCCGTTCCAGGCCCAAAGTTCCTCTATATACCCATCTCCATGTAAATAACTTACCTCGTAATACATATGGTCACCTGAGACAAAAGATCCTAAAACCCTACCACTCATGGGAAGGTAACCTGCCGAGGTGCTATTTCCAGAGTTGGGATCATATTGAAAAAGTGAAACAGCATTGACCAGACCTCCATGGGAAGAATTGTTGGAAAAGTAATACTTCCCATTTAGAAAGGCCCTGAATACACTTACTTCAGAAAAGCTGTGGGGCAAGTTTCCTTTATAAGTGGTACGTTTTCCTGGAACATCGTAGATAAAGGAACCTAAATCGCTCAACACATGCATCTTTTTATTATGGGTAAAAGACATGGCACTAAACAATAAAGTCTCCTCGGAGTCAGTATCCAGGTAACTTACCGGATAAGCCGGCAGATTATACGTAATCTCCAAGGGCACCTTCCCCTTGACGCCTTGATTATATCCATAGAGATTGAAAGTCCTGCCCGATATAGGCGCCGAGAGATGGAAGGCGAATGAGATAGACTCGGCGTCTGCTTTGGTCACATTGGCGACCACCTGGTCTGGGGTGTCAATTATCAGGTAATTACCATTTTTCACAAAAGCATTAAAATCCCTGGCATTTGCGGTGACGGTTTGGTTATACGTAGTTATGGTGCGTTTTTGATCTGGAGCAAATTCCGCTGTGCGGATTTTGACATGTCTGATGGTGTACGTACTATCCCGTATGTTTATCCCCAATGTGGGCTCGTTGGTGTTTGGGACGAATTTCGGGCTAAAGGAAATCTTGTCGTCTTCCACATTATGAATGGTATAGCTACCGTAAAGCTCTGTGTCTTCCAGACCGTTGACCTGGTAGTTGCTGGAAAAAAGGTAGTTACCCGGTAATTCCCAGATTTCCGCCATAGACACCTCGGTATATTCCGGAAATACTGCAGGTCTGAATTTGAATTTTTGGTGAATCTCTGAGTGATTTCCGTTCATCCTAAGCTTAAGCACAAACCCTTCTGTCCTATATTGTCCACCGAAAAAAATATCGATGGGGATAGTATAGCTAAAGCTGCTGTCGGTAAGATTAAAGAGTTCTGCATTCATCATGTTGAACTTAACATTAATGCTATCCAGACTGGCAGGAAGGTATTTGCCTCTGACAGTCACCGTATCGCCATAATAGACCTGCGCAGGAAAACTGCTTCCGAGATACTGAAAGCCGGGGGGATCACCGCCTACAAAGCGGTATATTGGGGAATAAGTAATGTCGTTTTGAGTACGGACAAATGCCTGTATGTAGTAATTTTTGTCCTTTACCAGAATCTTCTCAAAAGAGGATTCAAATCTTTCGCCGGGGTCCCCTTCTGCTTGGTGGATCCGGTCGCTGGAATAAAACAGAGAAGACTCATCAGAAAAGAGAAAACCATACTCAAGAATAGGAAGAGATCCATTTTCCTTGATTTGGGCAGAAATGGCAAAACGTCCCGGTTCCACTTCTTCAATCCCGACAACTTCCAAAAAAGGAATAATCAGTGGTTCTTCTTCCTTGTCTTTCTTGCAGGAGGTGGACAGCAATACCGTTAGGATAAGGATGAGGATTTTGAGATAGCTATTAAGTTGCATGAGACAAAAAGAAATGGGCGGGTGTGTTTTAAAAAAAGAGCCACTTTACATCAAAGGGCTCTTGGGGAATGCATAAAACAATTTATCTGGTGAGGGTAAAATCCCCGTCAATTTCAGTCACACTCTCAATCCCATAGAATGAACTTGAAGTGGAAGTTTGCATTTTCATCACGAGCTCAGTTGCTGTTTGTGATATAATTTCTGCGGTATCTGTTCCGTTTTCATTATGAAAATGAATCTTAGTGCCCTCAAGCTCAAAAGTACCCGAATAGACATGTCCATCTACAGGAACAATCATAGGCATATCAGGAAACGATTCATTGTGTATAACCATTTTATAACTTCCTGTCACATTCACTTTGTCCTGAATAAAATTGAATATCATATCAACATCAGTTCCTGTTCCCGTGATGTTTTCCTTAGAAAAAAGCTCCCCATCCTGAGTGATAGTTTGTGTACCTACATAGTCCACCGACTGAAGATTCCAGCTTCCTTCAAGATCGGTAGAGGTTATGGGATCAGTGTCATCATTGCCACAGGATAATAAAAACCCTATACTGATTATTAAGGGGATAATTCGTAAAAGTCTGTAATTCATAAAAGATAGTTTTGGTTTGATTTTCGAATTAAATAATTAAAAATGAAACTTTACTATTAAAAAATTAAACAAACCATAAATCACAGATTTTCAATTGATTAAATATTATTCATATACGCAATTCTGCCAGTAGCCAAATTCCATTAAGCTTCACCTCGACTTCGCTCGGTGCCCGTTAATTTTGGTTTTTGGAGAGGAGGGGAAAATGCGGCTGCAGCCGCATTTTCCCCTCCTCTCCAACATCAAATCCGTTGGCCGAGCGAAGTCGAGGCCATTGTGATCTACTGGCAAAGAAGCGTATAATCAGATTAAATATTAAGCTTATACAAGTACCCTTGCTGATTACCGTACATACAATTATGCAGTCGGAACCACGGGAGCACTTCGACGACCGAAGGAAGGAGAAATCTCATTTGTAGTCGGAACGTTGGACATTAAGTATCAGATGTCTGGTGCGCGGTGTGCGGCGACAGAAGTTGGAAATCTAAAAACTAAAGTCAAAAAGCTGAAAACCTAGAATCCAACCTACTCTTGACTCTCGGCTCTTGATTCTCGGCTCTTGATTCTAGCTACTTGATACTGATGAATGCGGCTGGGAAGTGGGAGGTTTGGAAGTGGGAAGTGGTTAGTGGTCAGTGGTCAGTGGTAAGTTGTTAAGAAAGTCTGAAAGCTGAAGTGAGAAAGCTGAAAGTGCTGATAATTTCTACTGGGAAACTTTTTACTTCTCACCTCGTGCTATCTTGGTTCTAAGGTCTTGGATCTTGCTTCTTACTTCTCGGCTCTAAGATCCTACCTCCAGTAGGCAAGCTTGATTCTAGCTACTTGATACTTGATACTGACATCTGCGACCGGAGACTGGGAAGGTTGGAAGTTGGAGGTTGGGTGTCGGCTGTCGGGTGTCAGGAGAAAAGGGACGGAAGAAAAGCTCGATGGCATACATCCACACTCCATGTTTACTGAAGGCTGGGATTAAACCGTTCGTGTGAACGGGGGTGGAAGTGAGTTTGAAGTACCAAAATGTACAAGCAGTCTGAAGACTGCATTGACATAGGTACGAGTCATGAGACTCGCACCAACTGGATGTTGGGAGTGGGAAGTGGGATGTTGGAAGGTTGGAAGATGCGGTACTGATCACTGCGACTGATGGCCGGGACTGACATACTTTTCACCTCCTACTATCTTGGTTCTAAGGTCCTACCTCCGGTAGGCAAGCTTGGCTCTTGCTTCTTGCTTCTTGGCTCTAAGATCCTACCTCCGGTAGGCAAGCTTGAATCTTAGTTCTTGTACCTCTGTCTAGCATACAGGAAATAAAAAAAGCCGTCACAAGCAGAGGTTGTGACGGCTGTATCAGAAATTGAGGACTTTTGCTCCTTTGATGCTTAAGAATTATGGAAGCTTGAAGGCTACACCCAGGTTCAGGTAAGAGACACCATATCCCAATTCGGCAAAACCGCCAATATTGTCGGAGAAATAGTATCTACCGCCCACGTAAAGGCTAAGCCCGAGGTTATTGCCATAATTGTTTATGGAAGATCCGGAGTTGTCTGAATAATTAACGATATAATAACCAAGCATAAGGCCACCGTAAATATCAAGCTTGTCCACGTTGTGTCCATTGAAATGATAGGCACTACGTACACC from Algoriphagus sp. NG3 encodes the following:
- a CDS encoding lipocalin family protein, with product MNYRLLRIIPLIISIGFLLSCGNDDTDPITSTDLEGSWNLQSVDYVGTQTITQDGELFSKENITGTGTDVDMIFNFIQDKVNVTGSYKMVIHNESFPDMPMIVPVDGHVYSGTFELEGTKIHFHNENGTDTAEIISQTATELVMKMQTSTSSSFYGIESVTEIDGDFTLTR